The following are encoded together in the Bradymonas sediminis genome:
- the hisG gene encoding ATP phosphoribosyltransferase has protein sequence MNSSQRLKIALPKCAELDAICAHFRSCGFDLPSPIGKGLHRVDNPLSEENDYDFEVFCIDPADVGTYVEHGIAHIGVMSTDLIRENGVQVWRPFPFGFGRYPLVLAAPQGETIGSLSARPMIRIATPLPNVTREIFASRGMAVNVVPVADSVTACLLGLADAYVDRLIHPEVMVRHGFRVVEALGNASLKLIVNRACGSRRRKTIRQLIEALEANRPPAPAPIEIPFDDDDLDYFNRGSEFDLAN, from the coding sequence ATGAATTCATCGCAACGACTCAAAATTGCATTGCCCAAATGTGCCGAATTGGACGCGATCTGCGCTCATTTTCGCAGCTGTGGGTTTGACCTTCCCTCGCCGATCGGGAAGGGCCTGCACCGGGTGGATAACCCGCTGAGCGAAGAGAATGACTACGACTTCGAGGTGTTCTGCATCGACCCGGCCGACGTCGGCACCTATGTCGAGCACGGCATCGCACATATTGGCGTGATGAGCACCGACCTGATTCGGGAGAACGGCGTGCAGGTTTGGCGCCCGTTCCCCTTCGGGTTCGGCCGCTACCCGCTGGTGCTGGCGGCGCCGCAGGGCGAGACCATCGGGTCGCTCTCGGCGCGCCCGATGATTCGCATCGCTACGCCGCTGCCCAACGTGACCCGTGAGATCTTCGCCTCGCGCGGCATGGCGGTCAACGTCGTGCCCGTCGCCGACAGCGTCACCGCCTGCCTGCTCGGGCTGGCCGACGCCTATGTCGACCGCCTCATTCACCCCGAGGTGATGGTGCGCCACGGGTTCCGCGTGGTCGAAGCCCTGGGAAACGCCTCCCTAAAGCTCATCGTGAACCGCGCCTGCGGCTCGCGCCGACGCAAGACGATTCGCCAGCTCATCGAAGCCCTGGAGGCCAATCGTCCGCCGGCGCCGGCGCCCATTGAGATTCCCTTTGATGACGATGACCTCGATTATTTTAATCGTGGCTCGGAGTTCGACCTGGCCAATTAA
- a CDS encoding tetratricopeptide repeat protein, with translation MPPRSVESKVASRPAPRAHRLPILALSIILLAGLSGCQTPYESGLSEFKSGQFQVAEQHAKRGLDEDPEDPELNLLLARTLVAQKNYRDAEAYAEVAFRSGKLPAESGRILGKIQWELGRAMDAADSWKSARAARPDSVNDVDYLRALESALRMASSIQNYARALHFRLALAEVAPEHAEATPALLRQNREQLAAQWSRMGKFEQSIEEYETLLEAHPDHEAYVEQLAQLHEKLGRTDEARTYYDRYIQGAPDGDPTYRTITISQTATSPELVQHYMEQAFGALQGAPSHERALLSLRLAAAGFERNDDAEAKRYVEQYLSDMEALNDNQVNIEIYFNASSVASRYQRPKYALELLERGQAMAPSNWQLTEQLAGLYTRRAMRADVERVLNEFVDGSEEPFDAQVLVARWAHARRNYDLAQHFMERALEERGDIDSRTWLELARIYTAQGRTDRLKVAVTNYLKPKDRTASELVMAARIYTDARLFKEAEDVLKRAQKLDPKDINTLDELAALYADWGKPESIEPYYDRWIAANGKRAEDYTLIGSRFLSRSNENQAIPYFRKGAAAGDVDAWLRLATLFRQQRRYIDMREALQGHIDSAEDPDYALRNAQSYYQMANLTSDEIAVLETLIARNKDRDSIEDHWRLSELYLQQGREDDATATWAAYLSAGANPRARLSDAAQRLARNSDPAWVLSVYTKLLDAENPDPILYKLAGDTHLEIANRGRYRRDGASQGPAPDAIRRAQHYYRLYLDKASPSRTVLLDFATTMTRKEQWATAADTYKLLLDGQPDNAALWLNYGEVLLKVGRSEEGIRLLKRYASQRPDSLTDARKVADALVGAQLYQEAEPYFDQLFESESLAKHLHTYAFRRLAETYLVTRRAEQIPALAQRYLKRSQNPTEARQEILNILKNAGMYAQAAAQIERIRSYQGNVLGRELAENWFRAGEFDKAYNAFKEDAESDAYPGDAWVAVAQFYAASARPERAEEAFNSALKAAPESASAHMNYALFLFRQGEVERGRERLNSARAHAADGQREEFEFDAATTLAEIGRFDLSAEIARGALERGTHGRKDEFTFLLTRYQLATQAPALAQRTVDALKKSGLPLRQRVKLLTDNGFGAQALQWIEEAIGQSNYYIASQLLLGDTTKVTAMGGFERLESALKPLLERQDESANANAGLGYAMLRQGQYARAIPYLKAAEASGFPQGASLLADAYGGLGLEDRAFKHYRRLLANTPDEDVPHTLQRIGGHLDRVGQGEAFIRLLRALTTDRKYEAVAMPILAKSLIHAGQIEQAFDLVYAIIPAPNEAEAPAPRLAFNANHDADITTLIGVLRALAEAGYVAEARATLARATARLPEDTLKDHRLREFSLQLYTTAPADKEALSRLLDEGADAPSEDATSALYRARVLMINGHFEAADAVAKQAFANATADSQKQLGDFLLGNVLAAGQVERIDETVKLVIDTSGNKLEATKQVISRLNALGQDARALRLALEIAREQPTAPHLQRALALAQAAGDLDAVASITARLVRVDSDATRTLKRAVTDYHYQQKPALSRAVFEPVRRSAPATIETRFFNILSDFRAANMEAGRAGIRDFIEAVNFDPYAVELLLERLDEQHLFVESARVVAPLLKGRALSTQSHQFIGIALRQIGDIAASKASFANYIKLRPEPARAGYEVASLLLQADYTEDARDYAQQAIDAEPTFLPPYFVRAAARIEAGELDGARADLAKSLGTGVDRYYGLYNAAYHALKAGHEEFATPYLMELMNSPMITLNYSGVQLALMAFIEADRAEQGVAFLEKNHPQIAGGTGNLGETLITMASNVYSAAGQTERAHQLYEAGITRQLAADPLSDRTITYMNNLAYGYATDEAKDPAKIAKGFDLVQRAIAASPSRSTSFLDTIGWLHFRQNDLDLAEGYIRGALATSPATPDTLGELIDHIIAIESARGAADEASWLQVHRDTLR, from the coding sequence TTGCCCCCACGATCTGTCGAATCGAAAGTCGCGTCGCGACCGGCTCCGCGCGCTCACCGCCTCCCCATTCTGGCGCTGAGCATCATTCTATTGGCGGGTTTAAGCGGCTGCCAGACTCCCTATGAGAGCGGGCTCTCGGAGTTCAAAAGCGGCCAATTTCAGGTCGCGGAGCAGCACGCCAAACGCGGGCTCGATGAGGACCCCGAAGATCCTGAGCTCAACCTGCTGCTGGCCCGAACGCTGGTCGCCCAGAAGAATTATCGCGACGCAGAGGCCTATGCAGAGGTAGCGTTTCGCTCGGGGAAACTGCCGGCGGAGTCCGGGCGAATCCTGGGCAAAATCCAATGGGAATTAGGGCGCGCGATGGACGCCGCCGACAGCTGGAAGAGCGCGCGCGCAGCGCGCCCCGACAGCGTCAACGACGTCGACTATCTGCGCGCCCTGGAGTCCGCGCTGCGCATGGCGAGCTCGATTCAAAATTACGCGCGCGCCCTGCACTTCCGCCTCGCCCTGGCCGAGGTCGCCCCCGAGCACGCCGAGGCCACCCCGGCCCTGCTGCGCCAGAACCGCGAGCAGCTCGCCGCCCAATGGTCGCGCATGGGGAAATTCGAGCAGAGCATCGAAGAATACGAGACCCTCCTCGAGGCGCATCCTGACCACGAAGCCTATGTCGAACAGCTGGCCCAGCTCCACGAAAAACTCGGCCGCACCGACGAAGCCCGCACCTATTACGACCGCTATATCCAGGGCGCGCCCGACGGTGACCCCACCTATCGCACGATCACGATCTCACAGACCGCGACCTCGCCCGAGCTCGTGCAGCACTATATGGAGCAAGCCTTTGGCGCGCTTCAGGGGGCGCCGAGCCACGAGCGCGCGCTCCTTTCGTTGCGCCTGGCCGCGGCCGGCTTCGAGCGAAATGATGACGCCGAAGCCAAGCGCTATGTCGAGCAATATTTAAGCGATATGGAGGCGCTTAACGACAATCAGGTCAATATCGAGATCTATTTTAACGCCTCCAGCGTGGCCTCGCGCTACCAGCGCCCCAAATACGCCCTCGAGTTATTGGAGCGCGGCCAGGCGATGGCCCCGTCGAATTGGCAGCTCACCGAGCAGCTCGCCGGCCTCTACACCCGCCGCGCCATGCGCGCCGACGTCGAGCGGGTGCTCAACGAGTTCGTCGACGGCTCCGAGGAGCCCTTCGACGCCCAGGTATTGGTCGCCCGCTGGGCGCACGCGCGCCGGAATTACGACCTCGCCCAACACTTTATGGAGCGCGCGCTCGAGGAGCGCGGTGATATCGACAGCCGTACCTGGCTGGAGTTGGCGCGGATCTATACCGCCCAGGGGCGCACCGACCGCCTGAAAGTCGCCGTCACCAACTATCTAAAGCCCAAAGACCGCACCGCCTCCGAGCTGGTCATGGCCGCGCGTATCTACACCGACGCCCGGCTCTTTAAGGAAGCCGAAGATGTCCTGAAGCGCGCCCAGAAGCTCGACCCCAAAGATATCAACACCCTCGATGAGCTCGCCGCCCTCTACGCGGATTGGGGCAAACCGGAGAGCATCGAGCCCTATTATGACCGCTGGATCGCGGCCAACGGGAAGCGCGCCGAAGACTATACGCTTATCGGCAGCCGATTTCTGAGCCGGTCCAACGAGAATCAGGCCATCCCCTATTTCCGAAAAGGCGCGGCGGCCGGCGATGTCGACGCCTGGCTTCGCCTGGCGACGCTCTTTCGCCAACAGCGCCGCTATATCGACATGCGCGAGGCGCTCCAGGGGCATATCGACTCGGCCGAGGACCCCGACTATGCGCTTCGAAACGCGCAGTCCTATTATCAGATGGCGAACCTGACCAGCGACGAAATCGCGGTGCTCGAGACGCTGATTGCCCGCAACAAGGACCGAGACTCCATAGAGGATCATTGGCGCCTCAGCGAGCTCTACCTGCAGCAGGGGCGCGAAGACGACGCGACAGCCACATGGGCCGCGTATCTGAGCGCCGGCGCAAACCCGCGCGCCCGCCTGAGCGACGCCGCCCAACGCCTGGCCCGAAATAGCGACCCCGCCTGGGTCCTCAGCGTCTATACCAAACTGTTGGATGCCGAGAATCCGGACCCAATCCTCTACAAGCTCGCGGGTGACACACACCTGGAGATTGCAAACCGCGGACGCTACCGACGCGATGGGGCAAGCCAGGGGCCGGCGCCCGACGCCATTCGGCGCGCCCAGCACTATTATCGCCTTTACCTCGACAAGGCCTCGCCCTCGCGCACCGTACTGCTCGACTTCGCGACCACGATGACGCGAAAAGAGCAGTGGGCGACCGCGGCCGACACCTATAAATTGCTCTTAGACGGCCAACCCGACAACGCCGCCCTATGGCTTAATTACGGCGAGGTGCTCCTTAAAGTCGGCCGCTCCGAAGAAGGCATCCGCCTGCTAAAACGCTACGCGTCCCAGCGACCGGACTCACTCACCGACGCCCGCAAGGTCGCCGACGCCCTGGTCGGCGCGCAGCTCTACCAGGAGGCCGAGCCCTATTTCGACCAACTCTTTGAAAGCGAGAGCCTGGCCAAGCACCTGCATACCTATGCGTTTCGCCGCCTGGCCGAGACCTACCTGGTCACCCGGCGAGCCGAGCAAATCCCGGCGCTCGCGCAGCGCTACCTTAAGCGATCCCAAAACCCGACCGAAGCCCGCCAGGAGATCCTGAATATCCTCAAAAACGCCGGCATGTACGCGCAAGCGGCCGCGCAGATCGAGCGGATTCGCTCCTACCAGGGCAACGTGCTCGGCCGAGAATTAGCCGAGAATTGGTTCCGCGCCGGCGAGTTCGACAAAGCCTACAACGCCTTCAAAGAAGACGCCGAGAGCGACGCATACCCGGGAGATGCCTGGGTCGCTGTGGCGCAATTCTATGCCGCCAGCGCGCGCCCCGAGCGCGCCGAAGAGGCGTTTAACAGCGCGCTAAAGGCCGCGCCCGAGAGCGCGTCCGCGCATATGAATTACGCGCTCTTTCTCTTTCGCCAGGGAGAAGTTGAGCGCGGCCGGGAAAGGCTCAACTCCGCGCGCGCCCACGCCGCCGATGGCCAGCGCGAAGAGTTCGAGTTCGACGCCGCCACGACGCTGGCGGAGATCGGGCGATTTGACCTGAGCGCCGAGATCGCGCGCGGCGCGCTCGAGCGTGGCACCCACGGGCGAAAAGACGAGTTCACGTTCTTGCTCACCCGCTACCAATTGGCGACGCAAGCGCCCGCCCTGGCCCAGCGCACCGTGGATGCCCTCAAGAAGTCCGGGTTGCCGCTGCGCCAGCGGGTGAAATTGCTCACTGACAATGGCTTTGGCGCCCAGGCGCTCCAATGGATCGAGGAAGCCATCGGCCAGAGCAACTATTATATCGCCAGCCAACTCTTATTGGGCGACACCACCAAGGTCACGGCCATGGGCGGCTTTGAGCGCCTTGAGAGCGCCTTGAAGCCGCTGCTTGAGCGCCAGGACGAGAGCGCCAACGCCAACGCTGGCCTGGGCTATGCGATGCTGCGCCAGGGGCAATATGCCCGGGCGATCCCCTACCTTAAGGCCGCTGAGGCCAGCGGATTCCCCCAGGGCGCATCGCTCCTCGCCGACGCCTATGGCGGCCTCGGCCTGGAGGATCGCGCGTTTAAGCACTACCGCAGGCTCCTTGCCAACACCCCCGACGAGGATGTCCCGCACACGCTGCAACGAATCGGCGGACACCTCGATCGTGTGGGCCAGGGCGAGGCATTCATTCGCCTGCTTCGGGCGCTGACGACGGACCGTAAATACGAGGCCGTCGCCATGCCCATCCTCGCGAAGTCGCTCATTCATGCCGGGCAGATCGAGCAGGCGTTCGACCTGGTCTATGCGATCATCCCTGCGCCAAATGAGGCCGAAGCCCCCGCCCCTCGCCTGGCCTTTAACGCGAATCACGACGCCGATATCACCACCCTGATCGGGGTGCTCCGCGCGCTGGCCGAAGCCGGCTATGTCGCCGAGGCCCGCGCCACGCTCGCTCGCGCGACCGCGCGCCTCCCCGAGGACACCCTCAAGGACCACCGGCTGCGCGAATTCTCTTTGCAGCTATACACGACCGCCCCGGCCGACAAAGAAGCCCTCAGCCGCCTACTCGACGAGGGCGCCGACGCCCCGTCAGAAGACGCCACGAGCGCGCTATACCGCGCGCGCGTACTGATGATTAACGGGCATTTTGAGGCCGCCGACGCCGTGGCCAAGCAGGCCTTCGCGAACGCAACCGCCGACAGCCAAAAGCAACTCGGCGACTTCCTGCTGGGCAATGTCCTCGCCGCCGGCCAGGTCGAGCGCATCGATGAGACGGTCAAATTGGTCATCGACACCTCGGGCAATAAGCTTGAGGCGACCAAGCAGGTCATCAGCCGCCTCAACGCGCTCGGCCAAGATGCTCGCGCCCTGCGCCTGGCGCTCGAGATTGCCCGGGAGCAGCCCACCGCACCGCACCTGCAGCGCGCCCTCGCCCTGGCTCAAGCCGCCGGCGACCTCGACGCCGTGGCCAGCATCACCGCACGGCTGGTGCGCGTCGATAGCGACGCCACCCGGACCCTGAAGAGAGCCGTCACCGACTACCACTACCAGCAAAAACCAGCGCTGAGCCGTGCCGTCTTTGAGCCGGTGCGCCGCAGCGCTCCGGCAACCATAGAGACTCGGTTCTTCAACATCCTGTCCGACTTCCGCGCGGCCAATATGGAGGCCGGACGCGCGGGAATCCGCGACTTTATCGAGGCCGTCAACTTCGACCCATACGCGGTCGAGTTGCTGCTCGAGCGCCTCGACGAGCAGCACCTTTTTGTCGAATCCGCGCGTGTTGTGGCGCCCTTATTGAAGGGACGAGCACTCAGCACCCAGAGCCACCAATTTATCGGCATTGCCCTGCGCCAGATCGGCGACATCGCGGCATCCAAGGCGTCATTCGCCAACTATATTAAGCTGCGCCCCGAGCCCGCGCGGGCGGGCTACGAGGTCGCCTCCTTGCTGCTCCAAGCCGACTATACCGAAGACGCGCGCGACTATGCCCAGCAGGCCATTGACGCCGAACCCACATTCTTGCCCCCCTACTTCGTGCGCGCCGCCGCCCGCATCGAGGCAGGCGAGCTCGACGGCGCCCGAGCCGACCTCGCCAAGTCCCTGGGGACCGGCGTTGACCGTTATTACGGCCTCTACAACGCCGCCTATCACGCGCTAAAAGCCGGCCACGAAGAGTTCGCAACCCCCTACCTCATGGAGCTGATGAATAGCCCCATGATCACCCTGAACTACTCCGGGGTCCAATTGGCGCTGATGGCCTTTATCGAGGCAGACCGCGCTGAACAAGGCGTCGCGTTCCTGGAGAAAAATCATCCGCAGATCGCCGGTGGCACCGGAAACCTCGGTGAAACCCTGATCACGATGGCCTCCAACGTCTATAGCGCGGCGGGCCAAACCGAGCGCGCCCACCAACTCTACGAGGCCGGCATCACCCGCCAACTCGCCGCGGACCCGCTGAGCGACCGAACCATCACCTATATGAATAACCTCGCCTACGGCTACGCCACCGACGAGGCCAAGGACCCCGCCAAGATCGCGAAAGGTTTTGACCTGGTTCAGCGCGCCATCGCCGCCAGCCCGTCCCGAAGCACCAGTTTTTTGGACACGATCGGCTGGTTGCATTTTCGCCAGAACGACCTTGACCTGGCCGAGGGCTATATCCGCGGCGCCCTGGCGACCTCGCCCGCAACGCCGGACACCCTGGGCGAACTCATCGACCATATAATCGCGATCGAATCGGCTCGCGGCGCCGCCGATGAAGCCAGTTGGCTGCAGGTCCATCGCGACACGCTCCGCTGA
- a CDS encoding ATP phosphoribosyltransferase regulatory subunit, with protein sequence MALDRSMSLRREVASRAMQVFGGWGYREIQVPILDYFDSLKQGLDARQIARSLRFVDRTGNLMVLQPDLTPAIAKVYAYQLQGTPLPLRLSYAGQVVRTERSLTDEQLESNQIGIELIGARGLVADVEMLLIALEFLEKIGMESYQLNVADHRTAHLLLAATGAPSRIRHEVGQAIVARDADAVREILNGLGAREVYVEALATLAELRNGMTQLEVIRDLMSTQVNILERLDYLKAVARTIADLGYADQVRLDLGELGGASYYTGLAFNVVVEGVGREVGRGGRYDDLIGHFGAETPAVGLSFSLDTIVEYLHGTQAGRISRRPDDSAIYVDPSDPINGFHIALARRRKDKPTCVVQRPHE encoded by the coding sequence ATGGCATTAGACCGGTCGATGAGCTTGCGGCGAGAGGTCGCCTCGCGCGCGATGCAGGTCTTTGGGGGCTGGGGGTACCGCGAGATTCAGGTCCCCATTTTGGACTATTTCGACTCGCTTAAGCAGGGGCTTGATGCGCGCCAGATCGCGCGCAGCCTGCGCTTTGTGGACCGAACCGGCAACCTCATGGTCTTGCAGCCCGACCTGACGCCGGCGATCGCGAAGGTCTACGCTTATCAATTGCAGGGGACGCCGCTGCCGCTGCGGCTAAGCTATGCCGGGCAGGTGGTGCGCACCGAGCGCTCGTTGACCGACGAGCAGCTTGAGAGCAATCAGATTGGCATCGAGTTGATCGGCGCGCGCGGTTTGGTCGCGGACGTCGAGATGCTCTTGATTGCCCTGGAGTTTCTCGAAAAAATCGGGATGGAATCCTACCAGCTAAACGTCGCCGACCACCGGACCGCCCATCTGCTATTGGCGGCCACCGGGGCGCCGTCGCGGATTCGCCACGAAGTTGGCCAGGCCATCGTCGCGCGCGACGCCGACGCGGTGCGCGAGATTTTGAACGGGCTGGGCGCGCGCGAGGTCTATGTCGAGGCGCTGGCGACCCTGGCCGAGCTGCGCAATGGCATGACTCAGCTGGAGGTCATCCGCGACTTGATGTCGACCCAGGTCAATATCTTGGAGCGCTTGGATTATCTCAAGGCGGTGGCGCGCACCATCGCGGACCTCGGCTACGCCGACCAGGTTCGCCTGGACCTCGGGGAGTTGGGCGGGGCGAGTTATTATACGGGCCTGGCCTTTAATGTGGTCGTTGAGGGCGTCGGACGTGAGGTCGGACGCGGCGGTCGCTACGACGACCTTATCGGGCATTTCGGCGCCGAGACGCCCGCGGTGGGTTTGTCGTTTTCGCTCGACACCATCGTTGAGTATTTGCACGGCACCCAGGCGGGGCGCATCAGTCGCCGCCCGGATGATAGCGCGATTTATGTCGACCCCAGTGACCCGATAAACGGCTTCCATATTGCCCTGGCGCGCCGCCGAAAAGACAAGCCGACCTGTGTTGTCCAACGACCGCATGAGTGA
- a CDS encoding ribonuclease HI — MAWQRRFFKGKKVYALVDEAGELVVKNGRVPMKYSDSEGAKEYAASPRNLSGPVDSAGNVAEKKSASAPRKSSSKASAARAKTPRAQMLPGTNSAAIPIQLGPTARVSTEVPAELRGYKPVEDGIIEVYTDGACSGNPGPCGYGLLIRQGSDYREVSEYLGKGTNNIAELMAIGVTLTMIEDKSAKVRIYTDSTYSIGVLTKNWKAKANTELIMGIRALVSEFEDLTLIKVKGHAGHPLNERADTLATSSLNHR; from the coding sequence ATGGCATGGCAGCGCAGGTTTTTTAAGGGCAAAAAGGTTTACGCTCTGGTCGATGAGGCCGGAGAACTCGTGGTCAAAAACGGTCGTGTGCCGATGAAATATAGCGATTCGGAGGGCGCCAAAGAATACGCAGCGAGCCCGCGAAACCTGTCGGGTCCGGTCGACAGCGCGGGGAATGTGGCCGAGAAGAAGTCCGCCTCCGCGCCGCGGAAATCGAGCTCAAAGGCATCTGCCGCCAGGGCCAAAACCCCGCGCGCTCAGATGTTACCGGGAACAAATTCGGCCGCCATTCCGATACAGCTTGGGCCCACCGCCCGGGTCTCCACCGAAGTCCCCGCTGAATTGCGCGGCTATAAGCCGGTCGAAGACGGCATTATCGAGGTCTACACCGACGGCGCCTGCAGCGGAAACCCCGGCCCCTGCGGCTACGGCCTGCTGATTCGCCAGGGCTCCGACTACCGCGAGGTCAGCGAATACCTGGGCAAGGGCACCAATAATATCGCGGAATTGATGGCCATCGGCGTGACGCTGACCATGATCGAGGACAAGTCGGCCAAGGTGCGCATCTACACCGACAGCACCTATTCCATCGGCGTCCTGACCAAGAATTGGAAGGCAAAAGCCAACACCGAATTGATCATGGGAATAAGAGCGCTGGTTTCGGAATTTGAAGACCTCACGCTCATCAAGGTCAAGGGCCACGCCGGCCACCCATTGAATGAGCGCGCGGATACCCTGGCGACCTCGTCGCTCAATCACCGCTGA